Sequence from the Rhizobium sp. TH2 genome:
GCGCGCGCTTCTCGCCATCCTGATCCTCGCGGTCGGCGCCCGGTTGGCGCTCGATCTCTTCACACCGCCGGCGGATATCTATTCGATCGTGCGCTCGGGAGCCGTGCGATGAGAGGCCCGGTGACAATAGCGCTGCTGCTGCTGACGGCGGTGAATGCCGTAGCACAGGTGGCGGCTCCGGAAGACCAGACGCCGCTGCGCGAGGCGCTCAATATCGGCATATCCTCGACCGAGATCGCCATCGTGCCGGATTTCGCGGGCACCGACGTCACGCTATTCGGAGCGATCGAGAATGTCGATCCGGCGCTGCTCGCCAAGGGCGGCTACGATATCGTGGTGGCGCTGGAGGGCCCGCGCGACCGCATCACCATGCGCCGCAAGGAACGCGTCGCCGGCATCTGGATCAATCGCCATTCGGTGGTGTTCGAGGCGATGCCGGAATCCTATTCGATGGCCTCGACGCGCGACATAGACAAGATCGCGCGCAGCAGTGAACTCGTGACCCATTCCGTCGGACTGCCGCGCGCGCGCATCGTGCCGTCGTCCTTCTCGGGCCGGGCCGAGGATGTGGCGCTCTATCGCGACGCGTTCCTGAAGCTGAAGGAGGATTCGCGCCTCTACCAGACCAATCCCGGCGGCGTGAAATTCGTCTCCTCGTCGCTCTTCGCCGCGACGATCCATATCCCTGCGGATATCCCGAATGGTGCGCACACCATCCGCGCCTACCTGTTCAGGGAAGGCCGCTTCTTCGACGAGAAGACGCTACAGATGAGCGTCGTCAAGACGGGCGTCGAGGAGGCCATAACCGCCGCCGCCTTCGACCAGCCGCTGCTCTACGGGATGTTTTCCGTGCTGCTCGCGGTGCTTACCGGATGGACGGCGAGCCTGATGTTCCGGCGGGATTGAGATAGCACGCGCTTTACGCCGCAACCTCGTTCTGCTTTCTCGCCACGACTTCTTCGTACGCCGCGCGCAATTCCCCGAACACCGATCTCTCGGGCGCTGGTGCGCCGAGATGCAGATGGCGAAGCTCTTCCATGAAGCCCTCCCACATCTTTGGGCCGCCGTTTTCCAGAAGCTCGGCGCGAATTGATAGTTCTTCTGAAACGGCCAGGAACTTGCGGCCCCACGTGCCCATTGCCGCGAAGACCGGCACCAGCTGGATGCCCATCTCAGTGAGGCTGTAGATCGATTTCTGCTTGTGGCTGGGATCGTCGACCTTGCTCAGCAGCCCCTCCTCCACCAGCCGCTTGAGCCGGTCGGCGAGGATGTTGGAGGCAATGCCCTCCTGGGATTTCGACAGCAGTTCGCGAAAATGCCGGCGATTGCCGAACATCATGTCGCGCAGCACGATGAGGCTCCAGCGATCACCGAGGATTTCCAGCGTCAGGTTGATCGGACAACCCGACCGATGTGCGTCTTTCATCTTTTTCTCCTAAACCACTTGCAATATAAAACCAGTTTTGCTACAAATCAACCGATTGCAAAACGCAACTGGTTAGCGACCCCATTGGAGGAATTGAAATGGCTAAGCTCATCGCATGGAACATCCTGTCGCTCGACGGCTTCTTCGAAGGCGAGGAGAAGTGGGATCTGGAACTGCACAATTTCGCCTGGGGTCCGGAGCTCGAGAAGTTGAGCGACGAATTCGGCGAGAAGGCCGCCGCCCTGGTCTTCGGCCGCGTGACCTATGAGGGCATGCGCGACTACTGGACCAAGTCCGAGCCTTCCACGACGACAACCTACATGAACGCCCTGCCGAAGCTGGTGGCATCCCGCACCCAGAAGACTTCGGAATGGAACAACACTGTCATGACCGATGACATCGAGGGCGAGATCGCCCGCATGCGCCGGGAGGATAAGAAGAATTCCTATATCTTCGGGAGTGCCGAGCTCACACATTCGCTTATGCAGGCCGGCCTGATCGACGAGTTGATGATCTGCTACGCGCCTGTTGCCATCGGCAAGGGCAACCCGTTCTTCAAAGGCAAGGTGAAGGTCGAACTGATCGAAGCCAAGGGGCTTGCCGGCGGCGGCGTGCTCGTGCGCTATCGGCCGGAAAACGTGAAGTGACCACCACAGCGCCGCGCGGCTGGACTGACGAGCGAAAGACGCCGTGGCGAAAGGAAAGCTCAGCCGTTCA
This genomic interval carries:
- a CDS encoding TIGR02186 family protein — encoded protein: MRGPVTIALLLLTAVNAVAQVAAPEDQTPLREALNIGISSTEIAIVPDFAGTDVTLFGAIENVDPALLAKGGYDIVVALEGPRDRITMRRKERVAGIWINRHSVVFEAMPESYSMASTRDIDKIARSSELVTHSVGLPRARIVPSSFSGRAEDVALYRDAFLKLKEDSRLYQTNPGGVKFVSSSLFAATIHIPADIPNGAHTIRAYLFREGRFFDEKTLQMSVVKTGVEEAITAAAFDQPLLYGMFSVLLAVLTGWTASLMFRRD
- a CDS encoding helix-turn-helix domain-containing protein, with the translated sequence MKDAHRSGCPINLTLEILGDRWSLIVLRDMMFGNRRHFRELLSKSQEGIASNILADRLKRLVEEGLLSKVDDPSHKQKSIYSLTEMGIQLVPVFAAMGTWGRKFLAVSEELSIRAELLENGGPKMWEGFMEELRHLHLGAPAPERSVFGELRAAYEEVVARKQNEVAA
- a CDS encoding dihydrofolate reductase family protein yields the protein MAKLIAWNILSLDGFFEGEEKWDLELHNFAWGPELEKLSDEFGEKAAALVFGRVTYEGMRDYWTKSEPSTTTTYMNALPKLVASRTQKTSEWNNTVMTDDIEGEIARMRREDKKNSYIFGSAELTHSLMQAGLIDELMICYAPVAIGKGNPFFKGKVKVELIEAKGLAGGGVLVRYRPENVK